The following coding sequences lie in one Cucurbita pepo subsp. pepo cultivar mu-cu-16 chromosome LG13, ASM280686v2, whole genome shotgun sequence genomic window:
- the LOC111809386 gene encoding uncharacterized protein LOC111809386 isoform X2: MKLVWSPETASKAYIDTVQSCDLQQESGVAELISAMAAGWSAQFIVETWSSGGAIATSIGLAVARRHVGGRHVCVVPDERSRGEYCRAMERAGSVPEVIVGEPEEVMDGLVGIDFMVVDSQRRNFSRVLKLANLSSRGAVLICKNANSRSDSSFRWKNVTDNGTRRLVRSTFLPVGKGLDIAHVAAGGANSGSGEGKGKWIKHVDRRSGEEFVIRK, from the exons ATGAAGCTTGTTTGGTCCCCTGAGACGGCTTCCAAGGCCTACATCGACACCGTTCAATCT TGTGATCTCCAACAAGAATCTGGCGTTGCGGAACTGATTTCTGCGATGGCGGCGGGATGGAGCGCGCAGTTCATTGTGGAGACGTGGTCGAGCGGTGGAGCGATTGCGACGAGTATAGGTCTGGCGGTGGCTCGACGGCACGTTGGAGGGAGACATGTGTGTGTGGTTCCTGATGAGAGATCGAGGGGAGAATATTGTAGAGCGATGGAGAGAGCGGGATCGGTGCCTGAAGTGATTGTTGGAGAGCCGGAGGAGGTGATGGATGGACTGGTAGGTATAGATTTTATGGTGGTGGATAGCCAGAGGAGGAATTTCAGTCGAGTTCTGAAACTGGCGAATCTGAGTTCTAGAGGCGCAGTTTTGATTTGTAAGAACGCCAACTCGAGAAGCGATTCGAGTTTCAGATGGAAGAATGTTACGGATAACGGCACGCGGCGGTTGGTTCGATCGACGTTTCTGCCGGTGGGAAAGGGTTTGGATATAGCGCATGTGGCGGCGGGCGGAGCGAATTCAGGTTCCGGCGAAGGGAAGGGAAAGTGGATTAAGCATGTTGATCGACGATCAGGGGAGGAATTCGTCATTCGGAAGTGA
- the LOC111809386 gene encoding uncharacterized protein LOC111809386 isoform X1, which yields MKLVWSPETASKAYIDTVQSFYVKCDLQQESGVAELISAMAAGWSAQFIVETWSSGGAIATSIGLAVARRHVGGRHVCVVPDERSRGEYCRAMERAGSVPEVIVGEPEEVMDGLVGIDFMVVDSQRRNFSRVLKLANLSSRGAVLICKNANSRSDSSFRWKNVTDNGTRRLVRSTFLPVGKGLDIAHVAAGGANSGSGEGKGKWIKHVDRRSGEEFVIRK from the exons ATGAAGCTTGTTTGGTCCCCTGAGACGGCTTCCAAGGCCTACATCGACACCGTTCAATCT TTTTATGTGAAGTGTGATCTCCAACAAGAATCTGGCGTTGCGGAACTGATTTCTGCGATGGCGGCGGGATGGAGCGCGCAGTTCATTGTGGAGACGTGGTCGAGCGGTGGAGCGATTGCGACGAGTATAGGTCTGGCGGTGGCTCGACGGCACGTTGGAGGGAGACATGTGTGTGTGGTTCCTGATGAGAGATCGAGGGGAGAATATTGTAGAGCGATGGAGAGAGCGGGATCGGTGCCTGAAGTGATTGTTGGAGAGCCGGAGGAGGTGATGGATGGACTGGTAGGTATAGATTTTATGGTGGTGGATAGCCAGAGGAGGAATTTCAGTCGAGTTCTGAAACTGGCGAATCTGAGTTCTAGAGGCGCAGTTTTGATTTGTAAGAACGCCAACTCGAGAAGCGATTCGAGTTTCAGATGGAAGAATGTTACGGATAACGGCACGCGGCGGTTGGTTCGATCGACGTTTCTGCCGGTGGGAAAGGGTTTGGATATAGCGCATGTGGCGGCGGGCGGAGCGAATTCAGGTTCCGGCGAAGGGAAGGGAAAGTGGATTAAGCATGTTGATCGACGATCAGGGGAGGAATTCGTCATTCGGAAGTGA
- the LOC111809388 gene encoding 40S ribosomal protein S13-like: MGRMHSRGKGISASALPYKRTPPSWLKISSTDVRDFLTLLLSKGLTPSQIGVILRDSHGIAQVRSVTGSKILRILKAHGLAPEIPEDLYHLIKKAVSIRKHLERNRKDKDSKFRLILVESRIHRLARYYKKTKKLPPVWKYESTTASTLVA; this comes from the exons ATGGGTCGTATGCACAGTCGTGG TAAGGGTATTTCTGCCTCTGCATTGCCCTACAAGAGGACGCCGCCGAGTTGGCTCAAGATCTCTTCTACTGATGTACGTGATTTCTTGACACTCTTATTATCT AAGGGCTTAACCCCTTCTCAGATTGGTGTGATTCTTCGTGATTCTCACGGTATCGCTCAGGTCAGAAGTGTTACTGGGAGCAAAATCTTGCGTATTCTTAAGGCCCATG GGCTCGCACCGGAGATTCCAGAGGATCTGTATCACTTAATCAAGAAAGCTGTCTCCATCCGCAAGCATTTGGAGAGGAACAGGAAGGACAAGGACTCCAAGTTCAGATTGATTCTTGTGGAGAGCAGAATCCACAGACTTGCTCGCTACTACAAGAAAACCAAGAAGCTTCCACCAGTTTGGAAATA TGAGTCAACAACTGCCAGCACCCTGGTTGCATAA